One window from the genome of Helicoverpa zea isolate HzStark_Cry1AcR chromosome 6, ilHelZeax1.1, whole genome shotgun sequence encodes:
- the LOC124631007 gene encoding bax inhibitor 1, giving the protein MTPNLQTFVNSFQNRLEPPVRQHLKNVYGTLMMTCGAALGGVYVDMYTWFQAGILSAIVGAGLMLMLIATPDNGKNTNLRLGYLLGFGLTSGMSLGPLLEYVSFVDPSIIVTALLGSTLVFVCFSIAAMLADRGSWLFLGGTLMTLLTSMSLMTLVNIFMQSHFLYQAHLYLGLMLMCGFVLFDTQLIIEKRRMGSKDFVQHALELFIDFIGMFRRLLIILSQKEEQNRRRKRD; this is encoded by the exons ATGACTCCTAATCTCCAAACATTCGTCAACAGCTTTCAAAATCGACT agAACCACCGGTTCGCCAACATTTGAAAAATGTCTATGGAACCTTGATGATGACATGTGGTGCCGCTCTGGGTGGGGTATACGTTGATATGTACACCTGGTTCCAAGCTGGCATCTTATCTGCTATCGTTGGTGCTGGCCTCATGTTGATGTTGATTGCAACACCTGACAATGGCAAAAATACCAACCTCCGTCTGGGATATCTCTTGGGTTTCGGTCTTACTTCAG GAATGAGCCTTGGACCACTCCTGGAGTATGTCAGCTTCGTTGATCCATCCATCATAGTGACAGCTCTCTTGGGCAGCACACTGGTGTTTGTTTGCTTCTCCATTGCTGCCATGCTGGCTGACCGCGGCAGCTGGTTGTTCCTGGGAGGAACACTGATGACTCTGCTTACATCCATGTCACTCATGACCTTAGTCAATATCTTCATGCAGTCCCACTTCCTTTATCAA GCTCACCTTTACCTTGGACTTATGCTGATGTGTGGATTCGTACTATTTGACACACAACTCATAATTGAGAAACGCAGAATGGGCAGCAAGGACTTTGTGCAACATGCTCTGGAGCTGTTCATTGATTTCATTGGAATGTTCAGAAGACTGCTCATCATCTTGTCACAGAAG gaAGAACAGAACCGCCGCCGCAAACGTGATTAA